CcacaccaggacacatcataattaaaatgccaaaggtcggccctggatggttggctcagtggtagagcatcggcctggcgtgcagaagtcccaggttcgattcccggccagggcacacaggagaagcgcctatctgcttctccacccctccccccccccttcctctctgtctctctcttcctctcctgcagctaaggctccattggagcaaagatagcccaggcgctggggatggctctgtggcctctgcctcaggcgctagagtggctctggtcgcaacatagcgacgccccggaggggcagaacatcgccccctggtgagcagatcatcgcccctggtgggcgtgccgggaggatcccggtcgggcacatgcgggagtctgtctgactgtctctctctggtaccagcttcagaaaaatacaaaaaaaataaaaataaattaaaaaaaaatgccaaaggttaaagacaaagacagaatctTAAAACAGCCAGTGGAAAGCAGTgagttacttacaagggagctcccataaaactgtcagttgatttctcaacagaaactttgcaggccagaaggcagtagcatgaaatatttaaagggatAAAAtgaaggacctacaaccaaaattactctacccagcaaagctattatttagaatcaaaggacaaataCAGAACTTCCCAAGCAAGTAAgagctaaagaagttcatcaccaccaaatcggtattaaaaaaaaatgttaaagtcttccagcttgaccaggcggtggcgcagtgaatagagcattggactgggatgcagaggacccaggtttgaaaccccagtgtcggcagcttgagtgcaggctcatctggtttgagcacagctccccagcttgaacccaaggtcactggcttgagcaaggggtcactcggtcttctgtagccccctggtcaaggcacatatgagaaagcaatcaattaacaactaaggtgccgcaatgaagaattgatgctttttatttctctcttcctgtctgtctgtccctatctgtccctgtcacaaaaaaagtcttctagaagaaggggggggaggagaagagaagaagaaaattaataataaaatagcaataaatacagatttatcaacaattactttaaatgcaaatggactaaatgctccaaACTAAAGACACAGGGTGGCTGAATGTATAAGAACACAAAAGccatacacatgctgtctacaagagactcacttcagatagaATGACACACAAACTGAaggtaaagggagaaaaaaatatttcatgaaaatggaaacaaaaagaaaaatcatgggTGGCAGTACTTATAACAACAGAAAATAGACTTTGAAAGACTGTAACAAGATGCAAAAAAACACCCAGCAATTccgaagaaactcaaaacactagtttgaaaagatatatgcattcacatgttcactgcagcattatgtacaatagccaagataaggAAGCAACATAAGTGGCTAACAATAGGTGAACGGATAAAGAAGAACTaggacatatatacaatggaatattgctcagccatatagaagaatgaaatcttgccatttatggCAACATAAATGGATCTAGAGGGTAttgtgttgagtgaaataagtcagacagagaaagacacatactGTGATTTCACCTACATATCAactgaaagaacaaaataaattaccataagaaaacagaaagagcttaatagatacagagaacaatctgacagTTGTCTGAGGGGAGAGGGTAGGATGATgagtgaagaaggtgaagggattaagaaatacaaattgggtagttacaaaacagtcacgaGGATGTCAAgaacagcacagggaatatagtcaataatattacaaCTATGTGTGGTGCCGGATGGGTATTAGATTGATGgggtaagttatataaatgtttaatcactgagttgtacacctaaaactaatataataatgcatGTCAActacaactgaaaaataaaaaaaaaatttaagtaaaaagcaaaaataaatgtcctCAGTGTATCTGCCAGTCTCTCCAGAGAAGGATTTCTCAGAGGATCCCACAGGCTTATTAGTAGCACATTTTTAACTGAAGAGAACTTAGAAACCATGGGGTAGATGGGACACAACCCAGGATACATTCAACAAGGGATTTAgtccatttactcattcatttggCCAATATTTCTTGAGTGCTCTCCTGTGCCAGGAGCCATATCCATGCCAGAAGgataaagatgaaagaaatatGATTACCTAAAATGCCTTCAAGTTTCTCTCAAATATGGTGACGTTATTAAATCAtaatttatgtgctcctatatatgttgaataaacataattataatgCTGTGTGATTTCTGCTGTGACTGAGCTGTAAGCAGCAAGCATGCAAACACAGAGTAACTAAAGCCCAGATTCAGTGATTCAGCACCACAGGGAGGGATGGTTAATGGGAAGCTCCAAGTTATCCAGGCTGAGTATTAAAAGATGACAAGGCAGAAGGTGTGAGGAGCAGCTGTTCCAGACAGAACAGCAGCTTACAAAGTCACGAATGCACTGATGATGGAGAGAAGAGGATGAGGCATGCAGGAGAGAAGAAATGCAAGACGCTGGGGTGAGGCTCCTCACACAAAGTGGCATAGATGGAAAACTTGAACCATGAGAGATTTGAAGAAAGAGACTAAGAATAGTATTTAACTTCTGCTTCTTTATTATCCACCTTTAAGTTTTGCCTTCACTGTCACAGATACCTCTATTGCCTATAGAATGGTATAATTAAAACTGGGCACATTTTAGAATCTGTGTGTGTGGGTATAGATGCTCAGCACTTTGAAAGCCTACCATCTAGCCAGGTATCACTGTGTTTTCCCCACATTTGCTTAAAGGAGAAAGATACcatttgtttctagaattaaAATATGCTTAGTATCTCTGACACATAtttgaaacttaattttaaaccacataaaaaaaaaagtcgcTCAATCCAATAGGTCCTATATTTAGTTTTTAACAAGTCAGCCACCACACCATCTAAGGCAAATTACCTCACCTCTCTTAAACTCACTTTCCTAATTTATGAACAAAGGAGAGTAATTCTCAGGTCTCTTGACCACtgcacagaaaataaattttaataaactattGCAAGTCTTTTCAATAAAAGAGATTAGTTTATTATCATAAACTTATTTTACAACTGTTTTAATGTGTAACCTTGTCTTTTTATAATTATGGAAGCATTATACTCTACACACAGCACAGTAATGATTCCTTTATGCTTATAATCTTGATTTAAGGTCCTATGAATTCTAAGTAAGAGACTCATATCTTTCTACCATGAAATTCTAACTGTGGGAGTTTGAGGGCCCctctttatgtttttcttaaaattccaAAAGAATTTTCTTCTGCTTATTATTTTTCTGCTCTTAGAATCCAGGTTTTTTTCTGCTTATCAAAATGTGTAATAACAGTAAtttataataatacatcatgtcTGAGATAACCCTTCAATCTAGCAGACTCTAAGTGCCATGACAGCAAGGATGGTGTCTGTTGAGTTCACTGCTGTATATCCACCATTTATCAAAGTGCCTGGTGCATGGTGCCTGCTTGATAAATGTCCATTgaagtatttttgaaatattgaaaaatattaatcaGTCCTAATTAAAAGGGTGAGCAATTCACACAAAAGTAAATCTAGGGGTGAGGTCCAGGAACACCAGCAGAGATTTCAAATCCTTTCTTCCAAGCAGAGCCATAGAgaagtcttttaaaatttgaaatttattaatttttatgccaGCCATTTCCTCTAATTGTAGGCATGGACTTTTCGCTAAATCTTTGTTATTCCCTATAAGGCCACTCTTTTACTTGCCTTCagctatatttttcttcttcagactttgtttcttccccttctcccttcccttgagTTTGATCTGCAGTTTGCTGAGATAATGATGGTAATCACTTATCTTTGTGTGCCACTTTATGGTTATCTATGGGTAAGTCCATTTTATCTCACAGGAACCTCACAATCACCTTCTGAGTGGAAGAATGTTAAGATTATTACCTGTATTTTGCAGAAAAGAAAGTGAGGTTCCAAAAACTGAATTACTTGCCATAACAAGACAAGTCATGAGCAGTCCTGGGACCAGGAAAGACCTCTCTAACCCCTAATGTGGTCCCCTCACACCCACACCCCTCCAAAAAACCACGCAGACGTGCCCACCATCATGCACTGACGTACAGATATCCtcgaaggaggaggtggggaagtGGAAAGAACATGGCTAATCGGATGAGTGAGTCAAAGCTGAGTGGAAACTGTGTGAGGTGACCCCCTCTGTTCTCCCTTAGAGACTGAACTAGACCTGAGTTGAAACACTGTTCTCAACCTAGAATCCAGGCCTTTCTCACCACAGACACATGATTTGGGGACATAATACAATACATTGGGaggaaaaaagtgaataaaatcaaATGTGAACAGATAGCTCAGGCCCATTAACTTCACTTTCCATTGGTAgcaatttcatttaaatattagtataatggtcttaaattattattttacttagtataaagACATaagctaagcctgaccaggtggtggcacagtggatagagtgtcagccagggacacagaggacccaggttcaaaacccctagatcaccagcttgagcacaggctcaaccagcttgagcatggggtcactggcttgagcgtgggatcataagcatgactccatggtcactgacttgagcccaaaggtcagtggtttaaagcccaaggttgctggcttgagcccaaggtgactggcttgagcaaggggcaactagctcagctgaagcctgccgatcaaggcacgtattcagaaactaatcaatgaacaactaaggtgctgcaatgaagaacaaatgcttctcatctctctccctgtctgtctgtctgtccctatctgtccctgtcggtctgtctttctctctctcacaaaaagaaaaaagatataagcTAAAAATTCAACTTACCTACACTTAACAGTGAAGGAAACAGAGCAAGCAGttttcaacagaaacaaaaatggccaaTGTACATAGGATGTTCTAGCCTAACTTGTTacaagagaaaaatgtaataataataacagtttaTTTTTCACCCACCAATTGGCAAacgcttttaaaattaaatatccatGAAAAGTATAGAGAAATAAGAATTCTCAAATATAGCTGCTAGAAATACATAAATAGAAGGAAACaggtaaaaagaaatgacaatatgGTAATGAATATCAAAGGCTTTAAAATAGTTAATTAATAATTGTTCCAATAATTATTTCTGTCCTGAAATAATCAGAAATGTGCATTATTGTTTATATACACAGTTATTCACTACTGTCATAATTAGCatagagaaaatttgaaaataaagtaaataaataatgtgaAGTTTTTAAGTAACTTAGAAGTATAATCATATAATGAATGCtaggaaacattaaaaataacatcaaatatatttaagattacagggtaatgaatatatatatgtttaaataagaAGACAAGTTTTAGAACAATAGGTAGAATATGATTTCAGTAATGTAATAAGATGATAAATGTATAGAAAATACctagagaaatatataaatattaagataaTTTCTATAGATCATAAAATTACAGATGAGTtgttcttttatacttttatatattgcctaaatttttaataaatatgtaatatttcatAGTCAAAAATGgaataggtatttttaaaagtctgccATATTTCTCAATAGTGTATTTCACCATATCAATGTAAGTCTGATCTTCAAAAGTCCTCAGACTAATACATTGTGACATGCCAACTATATGTCAGTTGAATAgtcattaatttttagaaaggtcCCAAAGCTAAAAGAAAGTTACTAAAATTAAGTTTAGCTCTTTAAAACAAGACCTAGTTTGTCCAATCAATTgatacagataaaagtgaagagataAAAACTGACCACAACTAGAGATAAGACCTACATGCTGTGGTTGTATTCTGATGCAATATTCCCCAGCAGGGCTGCTGCTGGACTCATAATAGCAGAAGGCTTTGATGATACCTCATAAAGCTTCTGTTCCAGTGACaaatagccagagtaatcagCTCAAATTCAGCCAGGAATTCAAATAAAGGTTAATTAAGAGAATAGAGACTGTTTACAAGCATCTAAATGTCAAATCATTCAAAGGATAGTGGATACACTAACATAAACAAGAACCAGGAAAGAAGCCTTCTGGTTGGACCGACACCCATTAGGGAGGGTATATAAGAACCCCAGAGCAAGCAGAGACATTCGCATCTCAGAAACCTCGCCTGTCTTGAAACCAAACCAATAAAAAACGCAGATTCCCACCGCCATGGCTTGCTGTACTCCCTGCTGCTGCAGCGTCCCCACCGGCCCCGCCACCACCATCTGCTCCTCGGACAAGTGCTGCCGCTGTGGGGTCTGCCTGCCCAGCACCTGCCCACACACGACTTGGTTACTGGAGCCCACCTGCTGTGACAActgccccccaccctgccacATCCCTCAGCCCTGTGTGCCCACCTGCTTTCTGCTCAACTCCTGCCAGCCCACCCCAGACCTGGAGACCATCAACCTCACCACCTACACTCAGCCCTGCTGTGAGCCCTGCCTCCCGTGCTGCTGCTGAGCCATGCCGCTTCGCCCAGGGCCGGACATGAAAAAAAGTCAACCCAGAAGCTTTATTGATCACCTGTCTTCAGTACCTGCAAGTAACTGACCTTACTTTCAAAGTTGGAACAAGGATGGCACTATCActgacacccctccccccaaaaagaaatcAAGGCTCTTTCAATGCCATGTAGTGGATATCAGTAATCAAGGACAATCTGAGCAGGTGGATGCCTAGGGGAGTCCGACATTATTCAGCTCCTTCATATTAAAGTATATCTTTCTTTGGGTAATCGGGAATTCTGTTCTCAGTCTTGAGCAGCATCTTCCTGGAAACCGGGCAGCTTCTTTGGGATCATCCTAATAAAATTTACGTCTCTGGCATAACACAAATGTCTACAATTACTTTGTTTTCTgttaattaaatgtatttattaactcCAGGAGTCAGCATTTTAAGAAAAACTGAGAACATCTGCAAAGCTGAAAATGGTGGTGGTACAAATATTTCGTGCTTGGAACAAAAACTAAATGGCCTTGCATACAAGATGGCTCATTATATTGGCATACCTGAATGTAGACTTTCTCTGATTTGTCCTTTCAAGACACAGTGTAAGACAGGTTGGGAAAGTCTGAACATAATCTAAAGATCAACATATTAACTAATTCAGGTGACCTGATCTATTTatgcaaaatattaataatataataatgttattattgaatttctggggttttttttaatatctattgTATGTTCTGCATTTTATTGTCCCTGCTCAAAATAAACTGACAGTCTGACAGGTGAGACAGATACATACACAAtactcattcattccttcctataattaacaattatttattggaTGTCAGGCATTGtattatactaaaaaaattacaagtattCTAGCAGTAGCATTAGTAAAGTGCTGTGCTACTATAAAATTGAGAACAATTAagaaattaagatggctgccacgtGATAAAGAGGAGAAGGACATAGTCAAAGACACACTGACTGGAGTTAGTGGTCAAAGGggtaagaaagagaagagagtggcAAAGAAAGGCAAAGTAGTAGAGTTACGTCACCCACAGAGCAGAGTTGGAAAGAAGGGATCAGAggagaacttttaaaaagaaatactgtgtTCTGCTCTAGACATGTCAAGTTTGAGGCACAAGTGGCATATCGAAGTAGAGTTGAAACAGCTGGAATTTGCTCAACAGTGTTCTAGAAAGGAAGAAGATACATGAAGGAAGATGCAGAAGTTTGCGTGAAAGCTCTTTCAAGTATTTTCAGAGGGCTGGGTTGCATGCACACAGATGAAATTCTGTAAGGCGAGCAGGAAGTGTCTGCTGGTGAACAAAAAGCTAACTGGAGATACCGGAAGTCATTCAGTACTAACAGATAGGGAAGTGCCGGCCCATC
The DNA window shown above is from Saccopteryx bilineata isolate mSacBil1 chromosome 2, mSacBil1_pri_phased_curated, whole genome shotgun sequence and carries:
- the LOC136323601 gene encoding keratin-associated protein 3-3-like, which produces MACCTPCCCSVPTGPATTICSSDKCCRCGVCLPSTCPHTTWLLEPTCCDNCPPPCHIPQPCVPTCFLLNSCQPTPDLETINLTTYTQPCCEPCLPCCC